Proteins encoded in a region of the Lepeophtheirus salmonis chromosome 6, UVic_Lsal_1.4, whole genome shotgun sequence genome:
- the Rnmt gene encoding mRNA cap guanine-N(7) methyltransferase yields the protein MDPDNLRSQDSREQNPNGIGSVVASHYNNIHEVGRFRRKESRIFFLRNFNNWLKSMLLREYINKILMGPQGIRKISALDLGCGKGGDLNKWRKLPIGHMIFADIADISVKQAQARYKELVQRYGGREPFNVEFLTADCTKDIIKDKFQNPDHQFHLVSCQFAFHYCFESLPQVETMLKNVSESLSKGGYFIGTTPDAYDIVSRVKSTPDRRKAGNSVYSVEFEEPLTEETTLPLFGAKYNFHLEGVVDCPEFLVHFPTFIKIAEKYGLILVAKRRFSSYFNEMKGKGGDLLERMDALETYKKGYDNSKSNFEQYKAAEAFFDSNKQAHILGTLSKDEWEAINIYLVFAFKKMI from the exons ATGGATCCAGACAATTTAAGATCTCAGG ATTCCAGAGAACAGAATCCGAATGGAATTGGTAGTGTCGTGGCTTCCCATTATAACAACATACACGAAGTGGGCCGATTTCGTCGGAAGGAGAGTCGGATTTTTTTCCTCCGTAATTTCAACAATTGGTTAAAGAGTATGCTCCTCAGGGAATACATTAACAAAATCCTAATGGGACCCCAaggtataagaaaaatatccGCCCTAGACTTGGGATGCGGAAAAGGAGGAGACCTCAAcaaatggagaaaattgccgATTGGTCACATGATCTTTGCAGATATTGCGGATATATCTGTGAAGCAGGCACAAGCTCGCTATAAGGAACTCGTACAACGCTACGGAGG GAGGGAACCTTTTAATGTGGAGTTTTTGACGGCGGACTGTACCAAAGATATTATCAaggataaatttcaaaatccagatCATCAGTTCCATTTGGTGAGTTGTCAATTTGCCTTTCACTACTGCTTTGAAAGTCTTCCTCAAGTGGAAACGATGCTCAAAAATGTGTCTGAATCTCTTAGCAAAGGTGGATATTTCATTGGGACTACACCTGACGCCTATGATATAGTGAGTCGCGTAAAGTCAACACCAGATCGCAGGAAAGCTGGAAATAGTGTTTACTCAGTGGAGTTTGAGGAACCTCTGACAGAGGAGACAACTCTTCCTCTATTTGGTGCCAAGTATAATTTCCATTTAGAAGGAGTGGTGGATTGTCCAGAGTTTTTAGTTCATTTCCCTACTTTCATAAAGATTGCAGAGAAATACGGCCTTATACTCGTGGCCAAGCGCAGATTCTCGAGTTATTTCAATGAAATGAAGGGTAAAGGTGGAGATCTTCTCGAGAGAATGGACGCTCTTGAAACTTATAAGAAAGGATATGATAATTCCAAATCCAATTTCGAACAGTATAAGGCTGCAGAAGCTTTTTTCGATTCAAACAAACAGGCACATATCTTAGGAACTCTATCAAAGGATGAATGGGAggctattaatatttatttagtgtttgcttttaaaaaaatgatttag